The nucleotide sequence CGACATGGCAGGTGTTACATGCATAGCTTTACATCAGTCTCATTATTAGATGAGTTAGGGATTTACAGTTGATCATATTTAACGTTTCTTCTCTGAAGCTACTCACTCGTGAAGACCCCAGCCCATCAGTTTATTCGTGTCGCTAGGCTGCCATCTAGAGGACACATGGGTGCTGTACAAGTAAAAGCCGCCCAGAGGGGCTGCAGTGCAAACAGTGAGCTGTTGGCTGACATTTCAGGTTGCCAGGCTGATAATGCTCCGTGAAGACACTCTCACAATATCAGGGCTCCATTTTTCACGTATAGTTGCTTTTTTTAAGGGTCTTTGGTGCCCAAAGTTACCCAGCAGCAGTTTCCCATCACtctggaaaagggggggggggggaaaccctcAACACGAGTCAAAGTGCATCTCTTCCTCCGGCCTTTTTAAAGAGGCGTCATTTTGTTAGCCCACTGCCATTGTGTTGCATTACTGTGTGCATGGTaacttttatttcttttattcaAAGCGCTCTTCTTCTCCCACAAGGTGGTGGCTATTTCATCCGGGACGGACAGCCTTGTCATTTCAAGTGAGTAAGTTATATTATTCAATGACACGCCACAAAACATCCCCGACTACGTGACACACAGAGATAATTTATTTCCATATCATTTCGCCGAGAGCCGAACAATCCGGTTCTCCAGAATTagaaatacacaaatacacatgctcACATCCGTACAGACAAGCCACGCCGCTTCCTCTACGTTGCTTTAATCTATCGCTTAAGCTTCACACGGACAGCAGGTTATGCACATCGAGCAGAACAGATCACGTGATTTGGGGTGTGTTGTTCCTTCGCGTGTGTCTCTCTGAGGCCAGCACGGCTAAATGAGGCTACGGTCAGGGTCAGCACCAGCCGACCCGGCATGGAGGCAGGCCAACAAGCCAGCCGGCCTCAGGGGCAGGCGGCATTTCTAAACTGTTATGTGATTCAGCTGATTTTTacacaggagggggggggggaccgacgTCCAAAGGATGGCTGGATTTCCCCATCACGAtcgttctcaatcaggtcctcaggcggCACAAATACTGCTGCTTatctattctaccaggtagttcattacgtTCAGTTGTTGCTACGGTTACTCCACCCGCCAATCGGGAAGGGTTTACCCCTGGCGGGTGTTTCTAGAAAATAAAATAGTGAGTTACACCAGCTAATCGGCTTGTTCGACTATTCAAGCTGGACAACTTAAGCAACTTAACAAGCCACATTCAAAACCCATCTGGCACTGTCGcaattttccaaaacagcaataCATTCCTAATTAAGTGGCATATTTATGTGTTGAAGTGCCAGCTGGGGTAGAATGACCACTATTCTACCAGCTAACTAGATGTTTAGAAGAGAACAGGACCTCTAGGTGATAACTGATTACCTTTCATATTAACCGACAGTATCACCGACTAGGTGTTTAATAATGATGGGTTACTTGCCATTATGTGGAGTAGACTAACTGTCCGGCCACGGCGTCATGCTAACACAGCGGTGTTAGCTTTCTGCCCTTTTCTGTGTTGCTATGCTGCCTCCTTTTATCTTAACGGCCTTCCCCTTGCCTCCACGCTCGCCAGTGTCCTTACTCGTCCTCGTGCTCAAAGAACTCGTGGCAGCAGACCGTAACCATGGTGATGAAGGTCATGAACTCCTGGAAGTCGCATTCAGCATCGCCGTCGGTGTCCAGGCTCTCCATGAGGCTGTCCAGCGTGGCCTGGTCCTTCACATGCTGACGgatggacagagagatagatatcaAACCGTGAACCAGTGAGCGCCAATCTAATCACTGACATTGATCTTTGACATGCTATGggttgccgtgtgtgtgtgtgtgtgtgtgtgtgtgtgtgtgtgtgtttgagagagagagagagagagagagagagagagagagagagagagagagagagagagagagagagaacaaacaaAACCATTAGCTACAATCCAGTTTCTACCAATACGTCAATAGCTCAACTGGATGGGCTCGGAAATAGTTCAGTTCAGCATCATTCAGTGCAGATCAGTTCTGTtatctgcagagaagaagagttcagtccagtccagtccagttcaCCTCGGATCAGATGAACCCAGTGAACCCCAGTTATTTAAATTAAAGTATACTTCAAGTCAGCTCAGTCCAAGTCATGTCTATGCAGTTCGGCTAAACCCAGATCAGTTTCACCCTCGTCACACTCGTTAGCTCATTCCACATGGAACAGTGATTGGCAGGCAGACGTTTGTGTCCTCTCAGACTTGGACTCACCCCCATCAGCTCGGGCAGCTCGTCGTGGAGCAACTCCTTCAGCTCGCTCTTCTTCAGCTTGTgcttgtccccctctctctccgagTACTTGTGAAAGACCGCAATGATGGTGGCCATGGAGGTCTCCAGGTCAGTCATGGTCATCTGTGCTCTTGCCTAAAGGAGACAGCAGGCCGCGGCACCGCGATCCACTTTTTATCAAAAGGCTTAAGCAAAAAGACTTTCCATGAGCACCACACTGCTTTTAAGAGTCAACATTATTTCAAAGGCATCCAAAGATTTTCCAAAACCGAGACGCTTAAAGACGCTGCGATCCCCTCTGCGGCGGCCAACACCGAGCGTAGGGTGGTACGTGtcggtttccccccccccaaaaaataatacACGCCTAACAAAATCAGCTGTCATTCAAGGGAGACATGTGCAGGGGCAATAAACTCCGTCCTCTGTCCCCCTTCTCGTTTGAAAGACAGCCAAACACACATGGCCAGTGCCCCGACAAGCCCCCGCCTGCAACCGTCGGCTTTACAAAACGCCCAAATCGACCAGGATCTGATGTCTAGACCTCGTCCTGACGTTACAGGATGGAGGTCTCCCAAACAGAAAACCAGACACGGAGAAGAAAGGGTTCAGATCACTCGCAACCAACCtggaaaacagattttttttaacaaccaCCTCAATCTCTCTCATGTGCACCAGCCCCTACGTGTGCACTTTAACGTCTACcgcgataataaaaaaaaaaagggtgacgGTGCAAACGTCTTTCTGCAGCACACTTCCCATCGCCCACATCATGTCTGAACTACTTCCAGCCTCCAGACTCAAACTTACCTCTCGCTCTGGGTCAGAGTTCTACACTAATCTATTCTGCACCGTTTGGATCCAGACTGCGTAGATGCTGAGGATGTAGAGGACGCTTTTATAGCCAGGCTTCGGCAGCCGGGTGGGGAGGCGAGGCTGTGTGGCCTGCTGGGCTGTCAGTCGCCCGAGCCGGCCAATCAGCTCGTACCCCTCCCCTCACTCCACTACACCAGCCATTACTGTCTGACTTAACCACTagtttaaaggggggggggggaatgaagtAAAGCTACTCAGGTCGACTGTGACTATACCGTGAAGACATTACAGTAAAGTCATGACGGTACGGTTGAGTGCTTTCTACTGTTTCTGACATGTCACTGTGTCTCCACAACTGAGATGAACGACAGTAATTTTGGAATGACTAAGATCCTGTCCTGCTATTATTACGTTTATACCTCCGAATCCCGTCACATTCACGGTATCAAATGTGATCTTGCAGTAGATTATAATATGTCTTTTATACCTGTGAGCGCTTTTTAGCACGGGTGGCCCCGGTGGGGGCTGAACCTCTAACCCTGactgtcttggtgccttgctcaACTCTTAACAGGCTGTCGGGTTTTGAACGGCAGCTATTGGGAAGCGATAGAAGGtcttgtcaagataaatacctgcAGAACACGACAGGCTCAACTAATGAGGCGAGACAAACCAACAGGCCTTTAAATGTcaagtgcctctctctctctctctctctctctctctctctctctctctctctctctctctctctctgtatatggcCATTCACTCCGGTCCAAGCCAATTTAGAGTGTAACATATACCGTTTATCTATGTATTCCCAGTCCCCCACCATGCCCCTCAGCAGTTAGCTGTGTTCAGGCATCTGTTTGCTAACAATGGTGTGTTTCAGAGGAAGCGGATGGCTGTGCATGTTAATGAGGACGCCCTTTTTAGCGGTGGGGTTGGCCAGACGGGTGCCCGGCGCTCCCCAAAGAGCCCGGCAGGCCCACGGCTGCCCGAGCCAAACAGACAGAGGCTGAAATGTGCAAATCAACAGGTCTAAATAGAGGACGACTCCAAATGTTCATTCTATAGGAGAAATAATCGAGTGCCCGTCATCACCGAGTATGTACGTACCGAAAATATCAGTCAGTCAAAATGgataaatctatctatctatctatctgtctgtctgtctgtctgtctgtctgtctgtctgtctgtctgtctgtctatctatctatctatctatctatctatctatctatctatctatctatctatctatctatctatctatctatctatctatctatccatccatccatccctctctctctctctctctctctctctctctctctctctctctctctctctctctctctctctctctctctctctctctctctatatatatatatatatatatatataattggtcATTCGTGACCCCGAGAgccggataagtggtttggataatggatggcgtcagaagtgggatggtgagaccgtgaggccatcggaagcgcgtgatatgctgaagtgtggggacgcgcttccccgggggcggggtagtgtaacgaccacagatgactagactcactagcccttggcgaaTGGGACggacgctttagtcgactggttaacctagtcgcccgtggtgcgagacacccgggttcgcctcccggctgcggcggttcccggctgccccctgaattcactacattgttgtcagaagtgggatggcgagaccgggAGGCCATCgggagcgcgtgcgcccagagaaaTGCGGCACGAGGGAgctgatgactagactcgctagcccttggctaacaggtcggaccctttagttgaccggttaacgtagtcgcccgtggtgcgagacACACGGGTTCGCCTCcttgctgccccctgaattcgctacattggtgtcagaagtgggatggtgagaccgggaGGCCGTCGGAAGCGCGTGCCCCCGgaggctgatatgctgaagccgggggtgggggggtgggggggtagtgtaacgaccacggatgactaaactcgctaggccttggctaacgggtcagtgTTGCAAATGTCAAAAAACAAAAGATATCAAGAAATAGATGAAAATCTGTTGCCAGGTGAAAGCACGAGTGCCCAAAACACTTAAACCGCCTCGTTCCAATTGGATGTATTTCTGTATGCAGGTACCGTACACCCACGCCTTTTATATATAACCTGGAAGACACCCTGACGTTAACCAGGTGTCTTTATCAAAAGACATATCTCCATCAGACCGTTCGTGACCCTCTAAAGCACAGCCGTCTACCCACAACACCCTGCAGCAGACCTCGCGTACGGAGCGGTGAACTTTGACCCCAAATTAGGACATTGTCACGTTTCCttttgagggtttttttccccacttgGTCACGACAAATAATCTAAGCTAAGATAAAGTCTGAGCAGTTATCGGGGATTTGGGGCTGAACTCCAACAGGACACCCCAGTTGTGTCCCCTCAGCACAACGCTACACAGCTACACCCACACCTGTCAACACTATGTGTGCTACGACGCCCCGCGTTTTGCAGCCCCTTTCTTCATTGCCTCCCCCGACCTCTGACCTGCGACCTTTCGGTTTCTCCTCATTCCGGTCAGGACGCTCATGACACGGCGGACGTGCCTTTGTCCGTCCGAAATACACTCCTCACATGAGAGGACAACAAGCGGCCTTTGTTGGCTTCAAACACTGGATCTCTGTATGGGAGAACTGGGTGGGAGACAAATGACTGTGGTCGCTCCAGTCCTACGCCTGCATCCAGAGAGCATGACCGAtcctctacacccccccccccctctgtccatctgtttgccccccccctccccccgcctgtCTTCTGCCGAGGTGGCTAGCCATCGTAATAGCCCCCCTTTCTACACTGATCCAGTATCGGTGTTGCACAGTGATGCAGGAAAATCCAATTTACGACCAAATTACAGCATTATGACATGAAAAGCTCCAGTTACTGTCAACCCGGCGGTCAGGAGAATGAGTCTCGCCAGCCACAAAACCCTTAATCCTTTTGACAAGAAATGGCGCAGCAGTATTTCAGCAGGTACGCAGTCAATATTTGCAACACAAATGTAAATGTGCCTGTATCCTGGCTGTATGTGTGCACATATCTTCTATTTGCACGCATACAGGGTGAAAGGTCAACGTATTTACTGTGCAGACACACATACTGCACACGTGTGTGCATCGGATACTCCCACACGtctccgtatgtgtgtgtgtgtgtgtgtgtgtgtgtgtgtgtgtcagcacctTACCACAAGCATTTGTCGCCTCATCCAGTCTACTTCCAACATGTAACGACTCATGAATATGTATTTTCATTTCTAATTATCTAACTGATTTAATCCTCGAGTATGTCATCACAGTTGAAGGAGTTTGGAGGTACACAcacccgtgcacacacacacacacactcacacacaaatgaTGAAATAGAAGAATAACCTTTGGCCCTTCACATCTCTTCATCTCAGTCTTCGGACTCGGTCGGGATTTGGCGGGCTTCTGGGGGCTAATACCTCTCAGCCAGTTTTTTAAGATGACTTAAGGGGTGCTCAGACGTACCTCCAGATGTCTGTGTTGCTTTAAGCTCAGTGATCAACATCTCGTGGGGTGGAGAAAATAAACGCGCGAAGCTTCTAGAAAGGATCCAGCAGGAAATCTTAGTTCGAATCTCCCCAATCTGTTCAGATTACGGGCGTAACAAGAGGTCACGCGCCACGACACGGACCAGTTCAGACCCGCCGACCTCCAGGAGGAGGGGCTGGAGAGCACCACGCACGCCGTGCATGCAGGGGGCTGCTGCACCCGCTCGGTTCAACACTGTCGCTGaaatgcccttgagcaagacattcaacaatgcgtgtgtgtgtgtgtgtgtgtgtgtgtgcgcgtgcttgcACTCGTGCACGTGATCTATTCATCCAGGAGTTAAAGCAGCAGATTACAATCACTCGCCTTGCTCCGATACATGTAAAAAGACCTGAGCCGGGTTTCTAACTCGGTTTCCCCGGGGCTTTACGAAGTGAACCCCTCTATATCTGGAAGAGTTGTGGGGTTGAGGACCACTCGGGTGTGttgacatttggggggggggttgggaaacAGACGTGGTGGGATTTTCAGCCCTTTTGTCTCCCGcgggctccgtctccgaggagaCGGAGGCTTTACTTTTTTGTTCTTTGTCGTTACCGAGGAAACGTGTCAGCGCCACCTGCTGGGTTCAAAAGGTGTGCCAGGGCCGCTGAGTCATCACCTGGCACACGGCGCCGAGGTCCATTCGCCCTGCGCACGGCGCTCACGTGGTCCGCACGTTACAACACGCGGAGTCGGGTCGCCGCACGTGGAGTGCACGAGGACTGTTTCTGTGCGCACATTAACCTAAACGTTACATGAGGTTACATGAGGTCCAAACCCACAGCTTCCCCACTTGCGAAGCATCCGGTGTGGATTGGACTCGACATGTTTGTGTCCTCCTCTCGATCAGAAACTCACCCAAGCCCACGTGGACTCGCCCGGAGCGCACAAAGACTTCCTTTGTGCGTTTCTTCTTCACTCATTTTTCCCAGCATGTCTTTATGATCCGTATTTATGGACAGGACGacaaagggcggcacggtggcgcagtggttagcgcggccgcctcacagcaagcaggtcctggtttcgagccccggggtggtccaaccttgggggtcgtcctctgtgtggagtttgcatgttctccccgtgtctgtgtgggtttcctccgggggctccggtttccccccacagtccaaagacatgtaggccaggggaatcggctgtactaaattgtccctgggtgtgaatgtgtgtgtcggccctgtgacggcctggcggcctgtccatggggtCTCCCAGGGCCCAGTGAGTCCTGGAATGGGCTCATGAATCCCCGCTTGccaagcggtttgggtaatggatggatggatggatttatgatCCATAATCCTTTTTTTAGGAAGACTTTAGTCCTGCAGCTCTGAGCCTTGGGCTCTCTGCTGTTGGTGACTTGTTGAATATGAACGAGGCTCTCTTTCTCCGTCACGCTGCACCTCATACCAGAGACCGCAGTATGCCTACACCCAAATACATACACCGTGCGCGACACCACTGACACTCGCTTATGCGCCGTTGAGGGTGACGCGTACGCAGGTTTTTGTGCAACTCAACACTACACCGGCTAAAATTCACTGACTGATCCTCCTCTCCGGCTGTAGGTGTGCTAATCGGTTAAAATCAGCAATAGCAGCGCTGAGGTGGAGAGAAAACCTGCACACGGTTCAATATCACTGCTCCCTTCTTGTTAAGTATCAATTTGACGCCAATTTGAACCTTCACCATTAGGGGGCAGTAGTGTTACGCGCGCCAGTAAACACAGCACAGCAGTATGGAGCCAAACACTCCACCAGCTGCTTTCCCTAATTAGTACACTTCCAATCAGAGAAatgtgcacgtgcgcgcgccAGTGTGACCGTGTGAGAGCAGCTGGTGTAAAGAAACACGCGCGCTTATTTGATGGGACACAGCACACGGGCCATTACTGACAGGAGGCATATTAATCACACCTCTTCACGTCTGATTGAAAACCTACGCCAGAATAATATATCAACACTATGAACGGTGAAGGCGTCCAACCAGAGGGTGAACATCTACACGAACCCAAATCAAAACATGAACCGGGCAGTTGTTTGAGGTTTCTGAAGAACATGTTCTTGGTGAATTTAAACTACTGAAGTAACTTCTTTAGTGGGTGGCTTCAAATGAAGATTAAATATGGATGTTTTCTGAATGAAGTTATGAATATGAAATTATAATCACACTGATTAgacgacccccctccccccatgttaTACCCATCACGTGTCCCCTGGGGCGCTGTTGCGTCGTCTTCTGTCCTGACGTGGTGCCTGGCGTGTTGGAGCCATGCTCACAAGTGTCATGGCGCCCACCtcattctgcacacacacacaggtctgctTTCGCTGTCAGCCGACAAATCAGCCATAAACTCTGACCGGGGCTTCATAAAGCAGCACAGGACAGGCATGAAATGTGGGGAAAGCTGTTTTCAGAAAGGTCAAGGCAGCCGGCCAGGGCCCCGTCAGAACTGACGAAAGAGACTTGTGGAGGTCAAATACAgttaagatctctctctctctctcgctgtctctctctaacCCCTTTCTGAAAGGATTAACACCCTTGAAAATATGCTTAATGTTGAACATCAGCATGTGTATTCATTTAATTATACCATAGATAATGATTCTTACGCCACAATTACTTATGCTCCAAAGAGGGGCGTCGGTGAAGGCGGCCGACGAATCGCGAACATGTTTCCCCCAGAGTATCTGCTGCCCAGCACGACAGCGTCTCCGCTGCCCAGAACTATCCTACGGAGACCCTTCCGGTTCCAGAGTGGCCGGCCTGTCCCTGCCGACACCCAGCCTGTTCCCGAGCTGTCGGCCACCTCTGCCGACGACCAGTTTGTTCCTACCTTTGCTGACACTTGGCCTGATCTCGATCCGAGGTTGCTCGTCTCCAGCGGCCCCGCTTCCCGTGACTCAGCTTCCCGTGTCTCTAGTGGCCCCGCCTCCTATGCCAACACCTCGAACGGACCCGCGGCTGTCCTGTCCACAACGCCAGCTTTCCGAGCGGCTGTCCTGTCCACGCCGCCGGCTTCTGTTCATGCTGCTGGCTTCCCAAGCGGCTGTCCTGTCCACACCGCCAGCTTCCCGAGCGGCTGTCCTTTCCACATCCT is from Lampris incognitus isolate fLamInc1 chromosome 21, fLamInc1.hap2, whole genome shotgun sequence and encodes:
- the s100b gene encoding protein S100-B, producing MTMTDLETSMATIIAVFHKYSEREGDKHKLKKSELKELLHDELPELMGHVKDQATLDSLMESLDTDGDAECDFQEFMTFITMVTVCCHEFFEHEDE